Proteins from one Catenuloplanes atrovinosus genomic window:
- a CDS encoding phosphoadenosine phosphosulfate reductase domain-containing protein codes for MTRSPVIIPPRPQRPGRVDLTAYDIVLINTSAGKDSQAMMDLVCRMARRAGTLGRLVALHCALGDVEWPGTAELAARHAAHYGIRYETRARPQGGLLDQVAARGKWPSATARYCTSDHKRGPKHRLLTELVRELNLHRPAQILDCTGERAAESAARANKPAYAFNRAASTKTTRHVWTWRPIHHWSTRTVWQRITASGVPHHPAYDQGMTRLSCSLCVLGSRADLTRACQLRPDLAHRYAELERRIGHRFRVDLSIADLITAAQSTPAPSSSRLLALAS; via the coding sequence GTGACCCGTTCCCCGGTCATCATCCCGCCCCGGCCGCAACGGCCGGGGCGGGTCGACCTGACCGCCTACGACATCGTCCTGATCAACACCAGCGCCGGAAAGGACTCCCAGGCCATGATGGACCTCGTCTGCCGCATGGCCCGCCGTGCCGGAACACTGGGCCGCCTCGTCGCCCTGCACTGCGCGCTCGGCGACGTCGAATGGCCGGGCACGGCGGAACTGGCCGCCCGGCACGCCGCGCACTACGGCATTCGGTACGAAACCCGCGCCCGCCCGCAGGGCGGCCTGCTCGACCAGGTCGCCGCGCGCGGCAAGTGGCCCAGCGCCACCGCCCGCTACTGCACCAGCGACCACAAACGCGGCCCGAAACACCGGCTGCTCACCGAGCTGGTCCGCGAGCTGAACCTGCACCGGCCCGCCCAAATCCTCGACTGCACCGGCGAACGCGCCGCCGAATCCGCCGCCCGCGCCAACAAACCCGCCTACGCCTTCAACCGCGCCGCAAGCACCAAGACCACCCGGCACGTGTGGACGTGGCGGCCGATCCACCACTGGAGCACCCGCACCGTCTGGCAGCGCATCACCGCCAGCGGCGTCCCCCACCACCCCGCCTACGACCAGGGCATGACCCGGCTCAGCTGCTCGCTGTGCGTGCTCGGCTCCCGCGCCGACCTCACCCGCGCCTGCCAGCTACGCCCCGACCTCGCACACCGCTACGCCGAACTCGAACGGCGCATCGGCCACCGCTTCCGCGTCGACCTGTCCATCGCCGACCTCATCACCGCAGCCCAGAGCACCCCCGCCCCATCTTCCAGCCGCCTGCTCGCGCTAGCCAGCTGA
- a CDS encoding alpha/beta hydrolase: MNVTLNGDMLAPHYRMASWLCTPDRPTRTVQVLLAGLTYDHRYWTTSARPAGRSYAQEAVAAGYAVLYVDRLGTGRSDRPPAGEVDVVSEAYVAHQVVAAVRDGRLGWYETVIAVGHSYGSMIWTVEAAAYDDVDALALTGYMHGADPLAQEAARARLHPAAADPAFAGSPDGYLTTMPGTRGALFHYLPGSSRRLVALDERMKSTGTIGELASLAAIADPGYTRRLRRPVLLLLGDHDALFCNPRAGLRCGSAADLCAREGTLFGRARLSAVLVKDTGHSITMHQSAPRAARAISDWARTIRGPGRTPDARSCT; encoded by the coding sequence ATGAACGTCACGCTGAATGGCGACATGCTGGCGCCGCACTACCGGATGGCGAGCTGGCTGTGTACCCCGGATCGTCCGACCCGCACAGTGCAGGTGCTCTTAGCTGGTCTCACCTACGACCACCGGTACTGGACCACGTCTGCGCGCCCCGCAGGGCGCTCGTACGCGCAGGAGGCGGTCGCGGCTGGCTATGCGGTGCTCTATGTGGATCGGCTCGGGACCGGTCGCAGCGACCGGCCGCCGGCGGGGGAGGTGGACGTCGTGAGCGAGGCGTACGTGGCGCACCAGGTGGTGGCCGCGGTGCGGGACGGTCGTCTGGGCTGGTATGAGACGGTGATCGCGGTGGGGCATTCCTATGGGTCGATGATTTGGACGGTGGAGGCCGCTGCGTACGACGACGTCGACGCGCTGGCGTTGACCGGGTACATGCACGGTGCCGACCCGCTTGCCCAGGAGGCAGCCCGTGCACGCCTGCACCCGGCCGCCGCCGATCCGGCTTTCGCCGGTAGCCCGGACGGCTACCTGACCACCATGCCCGGCACGCGCGGCGCCCTCTTCCACTACCTGCCCGGCAGCAGCCGGCGGCTGGTCGCGCTCGATGAGCGCATGAAGAGCACCGGCACCATCGGTGAACTCGCATCCTTGGCTGCCATCGCCGATCCCGGGTACACCCGGAGGCTTCGCCGCCCGGTGCTGTTGCTGCTCGGCGATCACGACGCGTTGTTCTGCAACCCGCGCGCGGGTCTGCGGTGCGGCTCCGCCGCGGACCTGTGTGCCCGCGAGGGCACGTTGTTCGGGCGGGCCCGGCTGTCCGCGGTGCTGGTGAAGGACACCGGCCATTCGATCACCATGCACCAGTCCGCCCCACGGGCAGCCCGCGCGATTTCGGACTGGGCCAGGACCATCCGCGGGCCCGGCCGAACCCCGGATGCCAGGAGCTGTACCTGA
- a CDS encoding ParB/RepB/Spo0J family partition protein has translation MAATSQGNKPYIKDFDPREVLDSNSTAGANIRTSIGELEELAASIGESETGMVQFPILVPREDGTMRLVAGFRRVTAAIEAELESLHFTVRADWAHLPLTDIRAAMIVENTHRKDLTVKEEADAYAQLALDGMPVAQIAKATGRKRDFVEGKLALSKLTDDKAIQLANENRLNPEIAAALQEFEGQPKIQERIIRKVGEYTNLGRWGGEHIANAERAKQQARISTAERMQELRQGGAVILKKKPENFGHSSREADVTTLRDADGNSLDGDKLVFKPGFAAMRDSNQGYPRVVIVCLDPEKHGYTRRSYDRFVTDEARAEEERAEAARTARAEALAAAAQVRHRFYAETYGNARSKLAKAILAQAQRLAAMAPGSLSFYGDGNRLVTSISGTDPDTVTEATSTDRIHRILIARYVVYRERKLTAAIAYDRPDHEAAAWLDQLVAAGYELSETETTARATLRGEHLDTADPRTSTDDHTRPCPQCGADIDEWCDDECALYDTSDEYEAAPVPDETVDDPGDTRPPLAVIDGAPDTDQDGETADPAAQPDHLPADDQLAHAA, from the coding sequence GTGGCCGCAACCTCACAGGGCAACAAGCCCTACATCAAAGACTTCGACCCGCGCGAGGTCCTCGACTCGAACTCCACGGCCGGTGCCAACATCCGCACCAGTATTGGCGAGCTGGAGGAGCTGGCCGCCTCGATCGGCGAGTCCGAGACTGGCATGGTCCAGTTCCCGATCCTGGTCCCGCGAGAGGACGGGACGATGCGACTGGTCGCCGGATTCCGGCGCGTCACCGCCGCGATCGAAGCCGAGCTGGAGTCCCTTCACTTCACTGTCCGTGCTGACTGGGCGCATCTGCCTCTGACTGACATCCGCGCAGCGATGATCGTCGAGAACACGCACCGTAAGGACCTCACCGTCAAGGAGGAGGCCGACGCCTACGCCCAGCTCGCGCTCGACGGGATGCCGGTGGCGCAGATCGCCAAGGCGACCGGCCGTAAGCGCGACTTCGTCGAAGGCAAACTCGCGCTGTCGAAGCTCACCGACGACAAGGCGATCCAGCTCGCCAACGAAAACCGGCTCAACCCCGAGATCGCGGCAGCCCTCCAGGAGTTCGAGGGCCAACCCAAGATCCAGGAGCGGATCATCCGCAAGGTCGGCGAGTACACCAACCTCGGCCGGTGGGGCGGCGAGCACATCGCTAACGCCGAGCGCGCCAAGCAGCAGGCGCGCATCAGCACCGCCGAGCGGATGCAGGAACTGCGCCAGGGCGGAGCGGTCATCCTGAAGAAGAAGCCGGAGAACTTCGGCCACAGCTCCCGCGAAGCGGACGTGACGACGCTGCGCGACGCTGACGGTAATTCGCTCGACGGCGATAAGCTCGTCTTCAAGCCCGGGTTCGCCGCGATGCGCGACTCCAACCAGGGCTACCCGCGCGTGGTGATCGTCTGCCTCGACCCGGAGAAGCACGGCTACACCCGGCGCAGCTACGACCGGTTCGTCACCGACGAAGCCCGCGCCGAGGAAGAGCGGGCGGAGGCCGCACGCACCGCCCGCGCCGAGGCCCTGGCCGCCGCCGCGCAGGTGCGGCACCGCTTCTACGCCGAGACCTACGGCAACGCCCGTTCCAAGCTCGCCAAGGCGATCCTCGCCCAGGCCCAGCGTCTTGCCGCGATGGCCCCCGGCAGCCTGTCGTTCTACGGCGACGGCAACAGGCTGGTCACCAGCATCTCCGGCACCGACCCGGACACGGTGACCGAGGCCACCAGCACCGACCGGATCCACCGGATCCTCATCGCCCGGTACGTCGTCTACCGCGAGCGCAAGCTCACCGCAGCCATCGCGTACGACCGCCCCGACCACGAGGCGGCAGCCTGGCTCGATCAACTCGTCGCCGCCGGATACGAACTGAGCGAGACCGAGACCACGGCACGAGCGACGCTGCGCGGCGAGCACCTCGACACCGCCGACCCGCGCACCAGCACCGACGACCACACCCGGCCCTGCCCCCAGTGCGGCGCGGACATCGACGAGTGGTGCGACGACGAGTGCGCGCTCTACGACACCTCCGACGAATACGAGGCCGCCCCCGTCCCCGACGAGACGGTGGACGACCCCGGCGACACGCGGCCGCCGCTAGCCGTCATCGACGGCGCGCCCGACACCGACCAGGACGGCGAGACCGCCGACCCCGCCGCGCAGCCGGACCACCTGCCCGCCGACGACCAGCTCGCGCACGCCGCCTGA